The sequence below is a genomic window from Pseudoalteromonas tetraodonis.
ACAAAGTAATTTATTGCCACCACCAGAGCCTAAATCACAGTGGCGCGAAGTAATGGCATTAATTAGCGATGTGTCGTGTCAGCATTACCGTAATGTGGTGCGCCACGATGAAAACTTTGTGCCTTACTTTAGAATGGCGACACCTGAATTGGAACTGTCAAAATTACCTTTAGGCTCAAGGCCTGCAAAACGAAATCCAAATGGAGGGGTTGAGAGCTTACGTGCTATTCCATGGATTTTTGCGTGGAGTCAAAACCGGTTAATGTTACCTGCATGGTTAGGTGCATTGAGCGGGCTTAAAGCCGCGCTTGAAAAATACGGTATAGAAACCTTAAGTGAAATGAGCTTGCAATGGCCATTTTTTAGGGCGCGTTTAGAAATGCTAGAAATGGTATTTAGTAAAGCGGATAGCTGGTTGAGTGAGCATTACGATAATGCGCTGGTGGAAGAGATGTATAAGCCGCTGGGTGTAGCTTTACGTGATGAACTTGGTGAAGCTATAACGTTAGTGCAATCATTAAGCCCACAAAAAAGCTTATTGGCTGATCAGCCTTGGATCAAAGAGTCTATCGGGCTTAGAAATCCATACACCGATCCGCTGAATGTATTACAAGTTGAGTTATTACGTCGTTCTCGTGGCGATGATAAAGGCAATGAAAACGATATAGATAATGCTTTGATGATCACTATGACCGGCATTGCAGCGGGTATGCGTAATACAGGTTAATCCAAAACTAGATTAGTTTTAGAGGGAACACACGACGTGTTCCTTTTTTTTACGTTGAATAGGCTGGTATTTAGTTTGCCAACCTTTTACACTACTTGGCCATTGATCAAATAAAAACTATTATGGCTTCAGCAACTTTTAAAGTGCAACATAATACAGCACTTAGCAATTCACACATTTCATTAAACGTAGCGCAAACGCAAGCTCTACGCAGTCAATTAAAAACTCAACGCGGTATTTTATACCCAAACGATATTTCAGCGCTTTGCACCGAGCTTAATGTTAGCGAAGATATTTTATTACAAGGCTTAGTGCCTATGGCTTCAGAGTTTTCGGTTGCACCTATTTCCAAATTTCATGTCGGCGCAATTGCAAAAGGGCTCGATTCACAAGGAAACACTACTTTTTATTTTGGCGCTAACGCTGAGTTTGACCATCAAGCACTTAGTTTAGTGGTGCACGGTGAGCAATCTGCCATTAATAATGCCTGGTTAAATGGCGGTAAAAAAATTCTTAAAATAGCGATTAGTGATGTCCCATGTGGGTACTGTCGTCAATTTATGAATGAACTCGCTGATGCGAAAGAGCTTGATATTTTACTGCCAGCACAAAACTTTAAATTGGCAGAGTTATTACCTCATTCATTTGGACCAACCGATTTAGGCAATGAGCACAGCTTATTTAACCCAGCAGAGCAAACTAATTGTTTTGAAAACAAACAACTTGATGAAAAGCTGATGAGCTATGCTTTAGCGGCTTATGTGCCATACAGCCAAAATTACAGTGCAGTAAAAATAAGTACGTTTGAAAACGGTGATTTTTATGGCAGCTATGCAGAAAATGCAGCGTACAGCCCGAGTTTATCGCCATTACAAAGTGCTGTGAGTCAGTTGTTTTTAGCAGGACTGAGCTTTGATAAGCAAACAGTTAAATCAGTTACGTTATTAGAAACGGCTGGTCATGAAAACCAATCAGGGGTGGCAAAAGCCGTGTTAGCAAGCTTTACTGGCTTGCCAACACTTGAGGTTATTAGCGCAACATTAGCCAAGTAACACTTTAGCGGCTTCAAGTACCACGGCAACCGATTTTTTCTCAATCTCGCCGTGGTCTACGTTAGGAATTTCTTGACGTGTTCTATTTACTAATACACCTGCAACACAGGCTGCTTGTAGGCCAAGAGCGGCACACATAGTAAATAAAGTAGCCGATTCCATTTCGTAGTTCATCACGCCTAGTTTTTGCCATTCTTCACAGCTACCTTGTAATGACTTAGGAACATAACCAGAATGCGTATCGTAACGCTCTTGTCCTGGGTAGAAGGTATCGCTTGAAGCGGTGATACCGATATGAAAATCGATGTTTAGGTTTTCACAGGCTTTTACCATTGCTTGAGTGGCAAAAAAATCAGAAACAGCAGGGTAGCACAGCGGTGCAAAATGCTGACTCGCGCCATCCAAACGAACTGAGGCTTGGCTAATTAAAATATCGCCTTCGTTAATGTGCGGCTGAATCGCGCCTGTTGTGCCAATGCGAAGAAAGCTACGTACGCCAAGTTGAGCCAGTTCTTCAACCGCAATTGACGTTGAAGGGCCGCCGATACCGGTTGAACATACAACCACTGAGTGGCCGTTTAATTGGCCTAAATAAATGTGAAACTCACGCGTTTGAGCAAGGCAGGTTGGATTATCTAAGAACTGTGAAATGCGTGCTGCACGATCTGGATCCCCTGGAACAATAGCCAGTTTTGCACCTTTTAAATCATCAATACACAGTCCTAAGTGAAATACCTTTTCCATAACTAAGCCTTTTTAATAAGAGTTGTTGTCAATTTAACATGATTACGAGAAACCTAAATGAAGTACAGGACGGATGTCCGTATTGATTTATTCATCAACTCTGAATATTCAATCAATGGCTAAAATTACTAACAAAATGAGCCAGTTGACTTGTTTGCTCAGACACTATATTCATACCTCAGAGCAAACCAGTAGCTAGCTAAAAGAGTTGTTAGCTAAATTTTAAATTGTTTATATTCATAAGGTTAGTTAGTAGGTTTTGTATTGTTTTGCCGCTGACCTAACCTCGCAAAACACAACGTTCAGTGATTTTTATAACCACAGACAATTAATTTTTAATTTATTCAGCGTTCGTCGTTTTGCATAACTACTCAATAATAGACAAGATATTCAGATTGAAAAAGGGTTTACAATGAGCACACAATTTCAAGCATTTAAAAATAAAGTTGAACACTGTTTATGTGCACCTGGCGACGGTGTATTCACGGTTAATACGGCAAAAGAACGCAAAGCAGCACTCAGAAATAAATTATATGGTCAAACTGAAAATGTCGATGCTTTATGGCGTGACTCGCTAAATGAATTACCTAACTCACCCCACAAAGCGGTTATGCTGGGGATTAGCTCTGATTGTGGTGGTGGTATTTTACGCGGTGCAAACTGGGGGCCTTTATTTTTACGTTCAGCTTTAATTGACCAGCAAACACAGTGTCGTTCATTTGACTTAGGTGATGTGCGCGTAATACCGCATTTATTACACGATAAATACTTAAACGAGGCAACAATTACCAATTGCCAAAAAGCGCTTTATGGCAATGACAATAACGATCATTTCGTAAGTCCACTGTCTATTACCGAAGATGTATGTGACAGCTTTTATGCAACATTCCAAGATAAAGGCATTTTTGGCATTGGTGGCGATCATTCTATTAGTTACCCGCTGACAAAAGCGTATTTAAAAGCCAAACGCGAGCAAGGTAAACGTACGGCAATTATTCATTTTGATGCTCACACCGACTTACTCGTAGAGCGTTTGGGTATCGATTTATGTTTTGGCTCTTGGTGTACCCATATTTTAGAATTTTTACCCGCGCCACATCATTTAATTCAATTTGGTATTCGCTCAAGTGGTAAGCCTAAATCACATTGGGAAAGTACCTTTGGCGTTAAACAGCACTGGGCTGCTGAAATTATTGAGCGTGGCGCAGCCGCTGTTGCTGCCGATACAATCGCGCAACTAAAGGCTGACAAGGTTGATGAAGTGTATGTAAGCTTTGATATTGACGCACTAGATGCTCAATTTGCTTCAGCAACAGGTACACCTGAAGAAAATGGATTAACACCACAGCATGCGCTTGATATTTTGTCAGCCATTGCCGATGAGTTTCCAATAACCGGTGCAGATATGATGGAAATCGCGCCGTTTACCGACAGCTCATTAGTGGGTCAATCAAGCTCAGAGACGACGCTTAGAGAAGGCGCTAAAATTTCAGCATTCTTAATTGCAGCAATGAATCGTTAATCCTAAAGGTCAAAATTGGCTATTTGTAAATAATCCGCTATATTAAATTTGCTTTAATCAAAAAAGTAACATCTTAAATTTTATATAGTGGGTTATTGTGACTAAGTGGTATTGTGTATTATTGTTCATTGTAAGTCATCATTGTGCGGCTAAACTTACTGTTGTAACAGAGAACTTTGCGCCTGCGCAGTATCTGGACGCGAATAACAATTTAGTAGGTGATGCTGCCGATAAAGTCCGATTAGTGCTTGATAGCGCAGGTATTGATTATTCAATTTCTGTAAATGATTGGAGTATGGCTTACAATATTGCACTGAGAGATCCCCAAACCTGTATATTTTCTATTTCTCGTTCGCCTGAGCGGGAACATAATTTTATTTGGTTTGCTAAGCTTGCCCAATTTGACACTAATTTTTACTCCCTTAAAAGCAAAGGTATTTCCTTAACTAATTTAGAGCAGGCAAAGCAATACCGTATTGCGGTTTTAAAAGATAACTACAGCCATCATTACTTACTTTCAAAGGGCTTTAAAGAAAACGAAAATTTAATGCTGTTTAGTAGTTTTGATAATATTTTTAAGATAATCCAAACCCGAAGTTCGAGTATTGATTTAGTTGTTATACCAGCGCAGCGAATAAACCATGAACAATCTCATTTATTAAATAAATTACAACTCGAATTACTTATGCCCATCAATGCCCATCAAGCCCCTTTATATTTCGCCTGTAATAAAAATCTACCCGATAACGTAAAGCAACAACTTAGCGCGGCTTTTTCTTCATATGAGTCTAAACTATAAATATTAAGCTTTTGATTTTTATTAGTTATTAATATTATTTAAATATCAATTGCCCTGTCTATAAAAGCGTCTATAATCCAGCTGCTTTTGCTTGTAAAAGCGATTATTTTGGAGTTATAAATGGGTGATTTAATCGGGATTGCGTTATTAATCTTGATGAGTGCGTTATTTGCGATGTCAGAAATTTCGATTGCCGCTTCACGCAAAATTAAGTTAAGAGTAATGGCGGACGAGGGCAATGTGCACGCTTTGGCGGTTTTAAAGCTGCAAGAGCAGCCTGGGGCTTTTTTCGCCATGATCCAAATTACGCTCAATGCGATTGCGATATTAGGCGGGATTGTTGGCGAGCAAGCATTGTCTCCTTACATGCAAGAAATACTACAGCTGTTTTATCAAGGTCCATTACTTGGGCAAATTAGCTTTGTATTATCGTTTTTAATTATTACCTCGTTATTTATTTTATTTGCCGATTTACTACCAAAGCGTTTAGCGATGATTTTACCTGAGGCCGTTGCCGTGAGGGTGGTGACAATTATGCGCTGGGTTACTTTTGCGCTCACGCCACTGGTATTATTTTTTAATGGCTTAACCAATATTGTTTTACGGGTGTTTAAAGTGCCCAGTGAACGTGAAGATATTGTGACCACTGAAGATATTGTTGCGATGATGGATGCTGGTGCTGAATATGGCAGTTTACAGCAACAAGAGTATGATTTAATAGGAAATGTATTTGATTTAGAAGCGCGTTTCTTATCAAGCGTTATGTCACCGCGTGAGCAAATTGTTTATTTTGATATTGATGAATCTAGCGACGATATAGCAAATAAAATTATAGATCACCCGCACAATCACTTTTTAGTGTGCAAAGGCAATCTTGATAAGTTAATTGGCTCTGTTGAGTCTAAAGATATTTTACGCCAAGTACTCAAAGGTGAGGCGGCAAATATTAACGATGACATGCTTGATAAAGATATTTTTTACTTGCCCGAAACATTGAGTTTATCTGAAGCGTTAAATGCGTTTAAAACCGCTGTGCATCCTTTTGCGGTGGTAGTTAATGAGTATGCTTTGGTGGTTGGGATTGTTACGGTTAAAGATTTAATGAAAGGTTTTATGGGCGATTTAATTACTCATCAAAGTGAAGAGTTAATTATTGAACGCGACGCGAGTTCTTGGTTAGTGGATGGCTTAACCCCGATTGTTGAGCTGGCGAAGGTACTTGAAATTGATGAATTTCCTGATCAAAATCATTATGAAACCGTGGCCGGATATTTAATTTATACCATGAAACATATTCCTAAACGCGCAGAGTTTGTTTTATTTGCAGGTTTTAAATTTGAAGTTGTGGACGTGGAAGGAATTCGTATTGAGCAGTTACTAGTATCTAGAGTTAATACTGACAACGAATAATGACAGCCAACATAGCTTAAGAGCAGCCAATGAAAGTTCATTGGCTGCTTTTTTATGGGTGTCGCTTAAATAACTCAGCTATTGTTTGTGTTATTTGTGTTACTTATCTATTCAATTGTAAAAATGTGTAAATGTTGCTCAGTGGCTATTTTTAATTGCTGTACTATAGTTTAGAATGATCGTTCATTCTAAACTAAAAGGTATTTGACATGCAGCGTTCCCGCATCGCTTTTTTTGTATTTTCGGCCCTCGTTGGTTCTGTTGCTCTAAGTGGTTGTGATCAGGTAGCTGAACAACCTAAGGCTTCTGCTCCTGCAGCGACACCTGTTGGTGTGGTCACTTTAACAAGCCAAGCTATTACACTTAAAAAAGAATTACCAGGGCGTGTTAGTGCGTTTCAAATTGCTGAAATTCGTCCTCAAGTCAGTGGCATTGTTCAATCTCGGTTATTTGAAGAAGGCACACAGGTTGAGCAAGGCCAAGCGCTTTATCAAATTAATCCTGACATTTTTGAAGCAGAACTCGCAGCCAGCAAAGCGGCCGTTGCGCGCGCAGAGGCTAGTATTGCAAGCAGTAAATCTAAAGCGTCGCGTTATAAAGAATTACTAGAAATTAAAGCGGTAAGCCAGCAAGACTTTGATGAAGCAGATGCAGCATACAAGCAAGCATCTGCAGAACTATTAACGGCGAAAGCACAGTTACAAAGCGCGCAAATTAATCTTGATTATAGCCATGTTTCTTCGCCAATTAGCGGCCAAATTAGTAAATCAAGTGTCACTGTCGGGGCACTAGTCAGCGCAGCTCAAACCACAGCATTGGCAACCGTTACTCAGCTTGATCCAATTTATGTAGATTTAACCCAATCAAGCAATGAACTAACCAAGCTAAAAAGAGCATTGGCATCGGGTTCTTTAGGGGTTGATTCAACCACGCAAACAGATGTTGAACTTATTATGGAAGATGGCTCTGCGTATCCCCATAAGGGAACATTACAGTTCTCTGAAGTGACGGTTGACCCAAGTACGGGTTCGGTAACGTTACGCGCGAAGTTTCCAAACCCTGAAAAACTATTGCTACCTGGTATGTATGTACGTGCTGAGGTTGTTGAAGGGGTGAAATCTAATGCAATTCTCGCTCCTCAACGCGGCGTTAGCCGCAATACTAAAGGCGAACCTACTGCTATGGTTGTTAGCAAAAACAATACCGTTGAAAGCCGTGTATTAAAGGTAGAGCGTACTTTGGGCGCTAACTGGTTGGTAACCGACGGTTTAGCTGATGGCGATCAATTGATTGTGGAAGGGCTACAGAAAATTCGCCCAGGCGCACCGGTTGCTGCATCACAAGTACAGTCATCAGCAAATAACAGCCAATAACGGAGAATTTCATGTCACGATTTTTTATCGACAGGCCTATTTTTGCATGGGTACTGGCTATTGTGGTGATGCTTGCAGGTATTATTGCGGTTAAAAGTTTACCCGTTGCTCAGTATCCGTCTATTGCACCGCCTGCTATTACGATTACTGCTAACTACCCAGGTGCTTCTGCGCGTACTTTAGAGGACTCGGTGACCCAGGTTATTGAGCAAAAAATGAAAGGTTTAGATGGCTTGTTGTATATGTCATCGACCTCTGAATCAAGTGGTTCAGCAACATTGACTCTTACCTTTGATGCAGAAACTAACCCTGATATTGCACAAGTGCAAGTGCAAAATAAACTAGCAACAGCTACGCCATTATTACCTGAAGAAGTGCAACGACAGGGCGTTGTGGTTGCTAAGTCATCGTCTAGTTTTTTACTCGTTGTTGGTTTTGTATCGCAAGATGGCAGTATGACCAACATTGACATTGGTGATTATGTGTCATCAAACGTGCAAGATATTGTTGCGCGTGTTGATGGGGTGGGCGAAGTACAATTGTTCGGCTCTCAATATGCAATGCGTATTTGGCTCGATCCGGCTAAGTTACAAAGCTATAAACTAACGCCAAACGATATCTCTGCGGCAATAAAAGCACAAAATGCGCAAGTGTCGGCAGGTCAGCTCGGGGGCATGCCGTCATTGGCAGGTCAACAGCTTAATGCAACGGTAACGGCTCAAAGCCGATTACAAACACCTGAGCAGTTTAAAGATATTTTAGTTAAAACCAACAGCGATGGCTCGGTAGTGCGTTTACAAGATGTTGCTGATGTGGAACTCGGTGGTGAAAACTACGGTGTTGTAGCGCGCTTTAATGGTAAACCGGCATCGGGTTTAGGGGTTAAATTAGCCAGTGGCGCAAACGCTTTGGATACAGCACAAGGTGTAAAAGATGCACTTGAAGAACTTAAACCATTTTTTCCAGAAGGTTTAGAGGCGGTTGTGCCTTATGACACCACTCCTTTTGTTGCATTATCAATCGAAAAAGTAGTACATACCCTAATCGAAGCGGTTGTTTTGGTATTTGTTGTAATGTACTTATTTTTACAAAACTTCAGAGCAACTATTATTCCAACCATTGCGGTGCCTGTCGTATTGCTAGGTACGTTTGGTATTCTATTTACCTTTGGGTATTCCATTAATACCCTCACGATGTTTGCGATGGTACTGGCCATTGGTTTACTCGTAGATGATGCGATTGTTGTTGTCGAAAACGTTGAGCGTTTAATGACCGAAGAAAAGCTCTCTGCGGTTGAAGCAACGCGAAAATCGATGGATGAAATTAAAGGAGCACTGGTAGGTATTGCGATGGTGCTGTCGGCTGTATTTATTCCGATGGCATTCTTTAGTGGCTCTACTGGGGTTATTTATCGTCAGTTCTCTATTACCTTAGTGTCGGCGATGGGGCTGTCGGTACTGGTTGCGCTTATTTTAACTCCCGCACTGTGTGCTACGTTATTAAAGCCTAGCCATGTTCACACCGATGGTAGCTTTATTGGTCGTTTTTTCTCAGGCTTTAACCGTGGTTTTGATAAAACCAATAAAGGTGCGCAAGGTTTTGTTGGCCGCATGATCAAACATTCTAAGCGCTACCTGCTTAGCTATGCATTAATTGTAGGCGGCATGGTGGCTATTTTTTCAAACTTACCAACGGCATTTCTACCCGATGAAGACCAAGGTATTTTGTTTAACCAAGTAATGCTTCCTGCAGGCTCTACTACAGAGCAAACGCTTGAAGTGGTTAAAAAAGTTGAAAACCATTATTTAGAAGATCAATCTGAAGCCGTTAGTTCAATTTTTACGGTAACAGGTTTTAGTTTTGCAGGCTCTGGACAAAACTCAGCAATTGGCTTTGTTAGCTTAAAGCACTGGGATGAGCGCCAACGTGACGACCTATCAGTGGGCGCCGTTGCAGGAAAAGGCATGGGGTATTTTTCAACGATTAAAGAGGCATTTGTATTTGCATTTCCACCTCCGGCGATTGTTGAACTTGGAACCGCAAATGGCTTTAATATGTTTTTACAAGACCGTGTCGGTTTAGGTCATGATGAGCTATTAAAAGCGCGTAATCAGTTATTAGGTATGGCGAGTCAAAGTCCAATATTGGCAGGTGTTCGCCCTAATGGGCAAGAAGATATGCCTGAGTTACAGCTGGATATTGATCTTGCAAAAGCAGAAGCGCTTGGTGTGTCGCAAGGTGATATTAATAGTACGCTTTCGACGGCGTGGGGTAGTAGTTATGTAAATGACTTTATCGACCGTGGTCGCGTGAAAAAAGTATACCTGCAAGGTCAAGCCGATGCGAGAATGGTGCCTGAGGACTTAAACAAATGGTATGTGCGTAATAAAAACGGCGATATGGTGCCATTTTCAGCATTTGCTAGTTCTTATTGGTCTTATGGTTCGCCTCGCTTGGAAAGGTATAACGGCTTTTCAGCAATGGAAATCCAAGGCAGTGCAGCGCCAGGCTACAGTACAGGTCAAGCCATGGATGAAATGGAGCGTTTAGTTAAGCAGTTACCACAAGGTATTGCTTCTGAATGGACTGGTATTTCATATCAAGAGCGATCAAGTGGCGGTCAAGCGCCGTTGTTATATGGATTATCACTGTTATTTGTATTTTTATGTTTAGCTGCGCTTTATGAAAGTTGGTCAGTACCATTTGCAGTAATGATGATTGTGCCACTGGGGATTTTTGGTGCGATTGTAGCCGCCTTTATGGGTAACTTATCAAACGATATTTACTTACAAGTGGGTTTATTAACCACCATAGGTTTAGCCTCTAAAAATGCCATTTTAATCGTTGAGTTTGCGATTCATAAAATGGAAGAAGGCTTAAGCTTAGTTGACTCGGCGATTGCCGCTGTACGCCTTCGCTTACGTCCTATTTTAATGACCTCAATGGCCTTTGTGTGTGGTGTGCTTCCATTAGCTATTGCCTCAAGTGCTGGTTCAGGTGCACAAAATGCATTAGGTATTTCAATTATTGGTGGAACACTTGCCGCCTCGTCATTGGTTGTTATTTTTGTACCGTTGTTTTTTGTTTTAGTACGTAGACTGTTTTCAGGAAAGGCTAAAACCACCTCCGAGGAGGAAGTATAATGAGTTTAAGAGCAATCAGTTTTAGTGCTTTTACTTTAGCAATTTTATCTGGATGTCAGTTAGCTCCTCAACAAGAAGCGCTAAATTTACCTGTCCCTGATGCGTATGCATCAGAGACAGGGGATGAGCAGGTGTCCTCGTTACAATGGCAGCAGTTTTTTAATGATGAAAAACTTAAAACACTGATATCACAAAGTCTTGAACATAATAAAGACCTACAAATAGCTGCTTTAAATGTTCAGCGCGTGCGTGGTTTGTATCAGATTGAAGATTCAGCGTTATATCCATCACTGGATTTTAATGCATCAGGAAGTCGTCAGCGTTTACCCAGCGATTTATCAGCAAGTGGTCAACCACAAATAAGTTCTCAATACAGTGCAACGGTAGGCATGACGGCTTACGAGTTAGATTTATGGGGTAAAGTACGCAATCAGTCAGAGCAAGCATTACAAACGCTTTATTCAACTCAGCTGAGCCAATACACCATGCAAGTGTCGTTAATTACAGAGCTTGCTAATGCATGGTTAAATTACGCGACAGATCAACAGTTGTTAGCGTTGGCACAAGAGACGTTATCATCGCAGCAAGCATCCTTATCATTAACCCAAAAAAGTGTTGATTTAGGTGCCGCTTCTAAAATTACGCTGGAACAGCTTAAAAGTACGGTAGCCACAGCGAAAGTTGATATTGCTAAATACCAACGTTTAGTGAAACGCGATAAAAACGCGCTTGATTTATTAGTAGGTAAAACGGTAGGTGAGGATTTACTGCCAAGTAAGTCATTAAATTATTTATTAGACTTGCCTAGTGTGCCTGTGGGTTTACCTTCTGATTTACTAACGCAGCGACCAGATATAAAAGCAGCAGAGCATCAGCTGTTAGCCGCTAACGCTAACATTGGTATTGCCCGTGCAGCGTTTTACCCGAGCATTAGTTTAACTGCCAATGCAGGAACTGCATCACGTGATTTAAGTAATTTATTTGATGCAGGCTCAGGCACATGGAGC
It includes:
- a CDS encoding hemolysin family protein, with amino-acid sequence MGDLIGIALLILMSALFAMSEISIAASRKIKLRVMADEGNVHALAVLKLQEQPGAFFAMIQITLNAIAILGGIVGEQALSPYMQEILQLFYQGPLLGQISFVLSFLIITSLFILFADLLPKRLAMILPEAVAVRVVTIMRWVTFALTPLVLFFNGLTNIVLRVFKVPSEREDIVTTEDIVAMMDAGAEYGSLQQQEYDLIGNVFDLEARFLSSVMSPREQIVYFDIDESSDDIANKIIDHPHNHFLVCKGNLDKLIGSVESKDILRQVLKGEAANINDDMLDKDIFYLPETLSLSEALNAFKTAVHPFAVVVNEYALVVGIVTVKDLMKGFMGDLITHQSEELIIERDASSWLVDGLTPIVELAKVLEIDEFPDQNHYETVAGYLIYTMKHIPKRAEFVLFAGFKFEVVDVEGIRIEQLLVSRVNTDNE
- the udp gene encoding uridine phosphorylase, with translation MEKVFHLGLCIDDLKGAKLAIVPGDPDRAARISQFLDNPTCLAQTREFHIYLGQLNGHSVVVCSTGIGGPSTSIAVEELAQLGVRSFLRIGTTGAIQPHINEGDILISQASVRLDGASQHFAPLCYPAVSDFFATQAMVKACENLNIDFHIGITASSDTFYPGQERYDTHSGYVPKSLQGSCEEWQKLGVMNYEMESATLFTMCAALGLQAACVAGVLVNRTRQEIPNVDHGEIEKKSVAVVLEAAKVLLG
- a CDS encoding arginase family protein, which translates into the protein MSTQFQAFKNKVEHCLCAPGDGVFTVNTAKERKAALRNKLYGQTENVDALWRDSLNELPNSPHKAVMLGISSDCGGGILRGANWGPLFLRSALIDQQTQCRSFDLGDVRVIPHLLHDKYLNEATITNCQKALYGNDNNDHFVSPLSITEDVCDSFYATFQDKGIFGIGGDHSISYPLTKAYLKAKREQGKRTAIIHFDAHTDLLVERLGIDLCFGSWCTHILEFLPAPHHLIQFGIRSSGKPKSHWESTFGVKQHWAAEIIERGAAAVAADTIAQLKADKVDEVYVSFDIDALDAQFASATGTPEENGLTPQHALDILSAIADEFPITGADMMEIAPFTDSSLVGQSSSETTLREGAKISAFLIAAMNR
- a CDS encoding efflux RND transporter permease subunit, which produces MSRFFIDRPIFAWVLAIVVMLAGIIAVKSLPVAQYPSIAPPAITITANYPGASARTLEDSVTQVIEQKMKGLDGLLYMSSTSESSGSATLTLTFDAETNPDIAQVQVQNKLATATPLLPEEVQRQGVVVAKSSSSFLLVVGFVSQDGSMTNIDIGDYVSSNVQDIVARVDGVGEVQLFGSQYAMRIWLDPAKLQSYKLTPNDISAAIKAQNAQVSAGQLGGMPSLAGQQLNATVTAQSRLQTPEQFKDILVKTNSDGSVVRLQDVADVELGGENYGVVARFNGKPASGLGVKLASGANALDTAQGVKDALEELKPFFPEGLEAVVPYDTTPFVALSIEKVVHTLIEAVVLVFVVMYLFLQNFRATIIPTIAVPVVLLGTFGILFTFGYSINTLTMFAMVLAIGLLVDDAIVVVENVERLMTEEKLSAVEATRKSMDEIKGALVGIAMVLSAVFIPMAFFSGSTGVIYRQFSITLVSAMGLSVLVALILTPALCATLLKPSHVHTDGSFIGRFFSGFNRGFDKTNKGAQGFVGRMIKHSKRYLLSYALIVGGMVAIFSNLPTAFLPDEDQGILFNQVMLPAGSTTEQTLEVVKKVENHYLEDQSEAVSSIFTVTGFSFAGSGQNSAIGFVSLKHWDERQRDDLSVGAVAGKGMGYFSTIKEAFVFAFPPPAIVELGTANGFNMFLQDRVGLGHDELLKARNQLLGMASQSPILAGVRPNGQEDMPELQLDIDLAKAEALGVSQGDINSTLSTAWGSSYVNDFIDRGRVKKVYLQGQADARMVPEDLNKWYVRNKNGDMVPFSAFASSYWSYGSPRLERYNGFSAMEIQGSAAPGYSTGQAMDEMERLVKQLPQGIASEWTGISYQERSSGGQAPLLYGLSLLFVFLCLAALYESWSVPFAVMMIVPLGIFGAIVAAFMGNLSNDIYLQVGLLTTIGLASKNAILIVEFAIHKMEEGLSLVDSAIAAVRLRLRPILMTSMAFVCGVLPLAIASSAGSGAQNALGISIIGGTLAASSLVVIFVPLFFVLVRRLFSGKAKTTSEEEV
- a CDS encoding efflux RND transporter periplasmic adaptor subunit, whose amino-acid sequence is MQRSRIAFFVFSALVGSVALSGCDQVAEQPKASAPAATPVGVVTLTSQAITLKKELPGRVSAFQIAEIRPQVSGIVQSRLFEEGTQVEQGQALYQINPDIFEAELAASKAAVARAEASIASSKSKASRYKELLEIKAVSQQDFDEADAAYKQASAELLTAKAQLQSAQINLDYSHVSSPISGQISKSSVTVGALVSAAQTTALATVTQLDPIYVDLTQSSNELTKLKRALASGSLGVDSTTQTDVELIMEDGSAYPHKGTLQFSEVTVDPSTGSVTLRAKFPNPEKLLLPGMYVRAEVVEGVKSNAILAPQRGVSRNTKGEPTAMVVSKNNTVESRVLKVERTLGANWLVTDGLADGDQLIVEGLQKIRPGAPVAASQVQSSANNSQ
- the cdd gene encoding cytidine deaminase; the protein is MASATFKVQHNTALSNSHISLNVAQTQALRSQLKTQRGILYPNDISALCTELNVSEDILLQGLVPMASEFSVAPISKFHVGAIAKGLDSQGNTTFYFGANAEFDHQALSLVVHGEQSAINNAWLNGGKKILKIAISDVPCGYCRQFMNELADAKELDILLPAQNFKLAELLPHSFGPTDLGNEHSLFNPAEQTNCFENKQLDEKLMSYALAAYVPYSQNYSAVKISTFENGDFYGSYAENAAYSPSLSPLQSAVSQLFLAGLSFDKQTVKSVTLLETAGHENQSGVAKAVLASFTGLPTLEVISATLAK
- a CDS encoding efflux transporter outer membrane subunit; the protein is MSLRAISFSAFTLAILSGCQLAPQQEALNLPVPDAYASETGDEQVSSLQWQQFFNDEKLKTLISQSLEHNKDLQIAALNVQRVRGLYQIEDSALYPSLDFNASGSRQRLPSDLSASGQPQISSQYSATVGMTAYELDLWGKVRNQSEQALQTLYSTQLSQYTMQVSLITELANAWLNYATDQQLLALAQETLSSQQASLSLTQKSVDLGAASKITLEQLKSTVATAKVDIAKYQRLVKRDKNALDLLVGKTVGEDLLPSKSLNYLLDLPSVPVGLPSDLLTQRPDIKAAEHQLLAANANIGIARAAFYPSISLTANAGTASRDLSNLFDAGSGTWSFMPSVNLPIFNMGRNQANLDVANAEQQVAVATYQQKIQQAFREVADVLADREGYNAQLMALEELLQSRKTTFELSQARYDKGVDSFLQVLDAQRTWYSARQQLITGQQAVLASQINLYKAVGGGWQTTTSTVK
- a CDS encoding substrate-binding periplasmic protein — translated: MTKWYCVLLFIVSHHCAAKLTVVTENFAPAQYLDANNNLVGDAADKVRLVLDSAGIDYSISVNDWSMAYNIALRDPQTCIFSISRSPEREHNFIWFAKLAQFDTNFYSLKSKGISLTNLEQAKQYRIAVLKDNYSHHYLLSKGFKENENLMLFSSFDNIFKIIQTRSSSIDLVVIPAQRINHEQSHLLNKLQLELLMPINAHQAPLYFACNKNLPDNVKQQLSAAFSSYESKL